The Campylobacterota bacterium sequence TTTCAGCTCGCCCAGCGCTTTGGTAAGCGCCTTTTCATCGTCGTGGAAACGGATTTTGCGTATGGCCGATGTAAACGATTCTGTCAGCGTGTCGAACACCAAAAACTCCTGAATGTGACCTCAATAGGGTGTAAAAAGTTTCGAATTATACTTAATTTTTGCTTGATTTAGACTTTAGAGTCTTATCAACTCCCGAAATGGGCGAAAATCGTCGGCTCGGGCGCTTCGAACGTCTGCCCGAGCAGGGTCACCTTTTTCGCATGAAGCATCACCCGTTTGGAAGGGCGTCCGCCGTAGCTCTCGTCCCCGATGATAGGGTGTTGCGCAAATTTCATGTGCGCGCGTATCTGGTGGGTTCGGCCGTGATGGATCACGAGCTGTACCTTCGTTTTTTTCGCCGAGACTTCCAGCGGGGTCACCTCGGTGATCGCGGGTTTCCCTTTTTTCGAAACTTTGGTGTAGGCCTTGTTCCCTTTTTTCTCGGTAAAAAGCGGCTGATCGATCACGAACGGTTCGCTGACGATGCCGTCCACCCAGGCGACGTACTCTTTGTAGACGCGGTCGCGTTTGAACTCTTGAATCGCTTTGAGGCGGAACTCTTCGTTTTTGACGAGCATGAGCACCCCGCTCGTTTCACGGTCGAGCCGGTGGAGCAGCTGGCTTCCTTTGAACTGCCGCTCAATTTCATCGGAGTTCATAAACGCCGGTTTGTCGACGACGATCAGATTCCCGTCTTCGAAAATCGGCCGGATTTTTTCGACTTTCTGGACGATGAAAACGGTTTTTGGGCTGATCTCGCCGCGTGCGATCATTACTTTGGAATTGCCGACGTACACGAGTCCGCGGTCGATGAGCGATTTGGCTTCGGAGTTCGAGATCCCCTCTTGCTGGGCTAATAGTTTATACGCTTTTTCTTTCATGATTCTTTCTCCGTTTTTAAAAACTCTGTAATCCGCGCCAGATCGACGCTCCCTTCCACCTGCGAGGGGGGAAGCCTCTCGGCCCGGGTCAATGCCGGGGCGATCTCATCGCGCTCGACGAACTGGACGTGGGAGACGTATTTGAACAGCTCGCGCTGGTGAAAAATCTCTTTACCCGTAATAATTTTACACCCGAAATATGCGGGTTCGAGCGGGTTATGCCCGCCGATGGGCTCAAACGCGCCGCCCAGGATCGCCACGTCGCCGATCGCGTACAGGTTGTTCAGTTCCCCCATCGCGTCGACGAGGGTAACGTCCGGGCCGACCGTTTGGGACCGGCTCCATCGGTTCAACTCCATCTGCGGCAGCCGCTGCGCGATCAGTTCGGCCACTTTGGCGAACCGTTCGGGATGACGCGGAACGACGATAAGCTTCGCGTCAGGATTGCGGCGGCGGTATTCGGCGAACGCATCGAGAATCGCCTCTTCTTCCCCTTCATGGGTACTCCCCGCGACGATTACCGTCCCCTGCGGCTTCGGATAAACGGTGGCGGCTTCGATCTTCTGCGCCAGTTTGATGTTCCCGGCCACTTCGACGTTACGCGCGCCCAGGGCGATGAAACGGGCCATGTCCTCGGTGCTCTGGCAAAAGATCCGGTCGCATTCCCCCAGCAGGCGGCGATAAAACCACCGCATCTTGTAATACTTCGGGAAACTCCGCTCGCTGATGCGCGCGTTCAGCGCGATCACCCTTGCCCCCCGCTTGTGGGCCAGCCGGAAGAGGAGATACCAGAATTCGGCTTCGAGTACGACAAGCGTTTTGGGGCGTTCGATCCAGAACCACAGCCAGAGTTCAAAAGGGAGATAGCGCACCTGGACGGGGTATTTCGATGCCGCCTCGTACCCCGTATGGGTAATGACGCTGATCGCGAGACGTTTTTCCCCCAGCCGTTCCACCAGCGGGGCGATCGCTTTGGCTTCGCCCAGCGAACAGACGTGGAACCAGATATCGTGCGGTCCGAACGGAGGATTTTTCACGCCGAAAAACCGTGCCGGAAGCGAATGACGATATTTTTTCTTGAAGGAAAAGAGGATCAGGACCGGAAGGGTGACAGCGTATGCAAACGCTGCCAGCAGGGTATAGGCTAAATCAAAAAATAGCTTACGCACCGAGAGCGTCGGAAGTCGGTTCAAGGTAAAGGATACGTCCGCAGTGAGGGCACGTCGTAATCTCTTCGCCTTTGATGACGTCGGCGTAGATTTTGTCGCTGACCGCCATGAAACATCCCATACACGCCTGGTTGCGTACCGGAACCGCCGTCGTATTTTTCGCCCAGCGGCGGATTTTCTGGTAGAACGACAACCCTTTTTGGTTCATCGAAGAAACAAGGGTCTGTTTGCGCGCGAAAACTTCCTTGCGCTCTTCGTCGATCTGGGCCAGCTTGACGTCGACGTCGGCTTTGACGGTAGCGAGGTTCCCCTCGATCTCGACCGCTTTGGCTTCGAGCTCGTCGATTTTACCCTGTTTGTGATCAATCAGTTTTTCGAGACGTTCGATCTCCTCGTTGGCAAACGCGACCTGCTCTTTGGCAATCTCTTCTTCGAGCTGGAGCGATTTCATCTCGCGCTCGGTTTTGACTTCGGCGCTTTTCTTGCCGTTTTCGTCGAGTTTGGCGGAGAGTTCGGCCAGGTGGAGCTCGTTTTTCTGTTTTTTGAGCTGCTCGTCTTTGATCTCTTGTTTCAGTGCCGAAATCTCGTTGATAATGCCGTTTTTCGTCGCCGTCAGCGCGTCGTACTGAAGGTTGGCTTCTTCGATTTGCGGTTCAAACGCATCGATCTCTTTATCGATCTGAGACAATTCAATCAGCTGTTCAAGGTGTTTGTTCATAAGGTTCCTTTTTGGAATTACACGATTACCTAATATGGGTTACAGATAGGTGAAGGGGTTTTTCGATGGCGAAATTATAACACTCAATCCTAATTTTTCCAAATGGGGGGCCAAAACCTCCCCGAAATAGCGCTCGCTCTCGTAGTGCCCGATATCGAGCATCGAAAGCCCCAGCGTTTTGGCTTCCATCGCGTCGTGGTACTTGATGTCGCCGGTGAGAAAACAATCGGCCTGTATATTGCGCATCAGTGAAGCCCCCGATCCCGTCACCAGAGCGCAGGTCGTGATACGGTCGTGGCACCGGACTCCCCGGATGTGCGGCAGCCCCAGCGCCGTTTTGACTTTCTGGGCGAACGTGTCGTACGCTTCGTCGATTCCGAGGTAGGCGACGAAGCCCTCTTTGGCGATGATGGGATACCCCAGCACCTGCGTCGCGACGTAATCGTTGAGATGCGTCTGGTCGAAATTGGTGTGCATCGCGATGTTGGCGATGTTTTTGCGGATCATCGGGGCGAGAATCTTGGCCGGGTACTGATTGAACTGCAGCTGTTTGAGTCCCCCGAAGATCAGCGGATGATGGGTGATGAGCAGCGTGTTGTGCGGGATCGTCTCAAGAAGCTCTTCGTCGATGTCGATGGAGAGGACCACCGTCGACACCTCCTGCGAAAAATCGCCGACGAGAAGCCCCGAGTTGTCCCATCCTTCCTGCATGACGAAAGGGGAAAGCGCATCGAGGCTGGCGTAAATATCGCGTACCGTCATTTTTTGGGGTTCCTTTCGGGCCGCTTGACGCGGATGTAGATCTGGGATTTGGAAAACGGGTCGGACGCTTTGAATTCGAAAATTTTGAGTCCGATGATCAGGTCCACCAGTTTTTTGTAGCCGTACGTCCGGGGATCGAATTCGGGCGATTTGTTGATGAGTTTTTGCCCCACGCTCCCCAGATTCGACCATCCCGCTTCGTCGGCGGTATCTTCCACCGCGTTGCGCACCAGTGAGAGAAGCGCTTTATCGTCGGTCTTGATTTTCGGGACGGAGGGCTCTTTGTGGTTTTGGGCACGGCGAAGGTTTTCGGTGAAAATAAACTTGTCGCATACCCCGATAAATGCTTTGGGTGTTTTCTGTTCCCCGAAACCGTACACTTTGACACCCGATTCGCGGATGCGGCTGGCAAGACGGGTGAAATCGCTGTCGCTGGAGACGATGCAAAAGCCGTCGAAATTTTTCGTGTACAGTAGATCCATGGCGTCAATGATCATCGCACTGTCGGTCGCGTTTTTGCCGCTGGTGTAGGCAAACTGCTGAATCGGCTGCAAGCCGTATTCGAGCAGCGCGCTTTTCCAGCTTTTGAGCTGGCTGTCGGTCCAGTCGCCGTAAATCCGCTTGACGCTCGCGATACCCAGCGCGGCAATCTCATCGAGCAGCCCCTCGATCGTCGAGGGTTGGGAGTTGTCGGCGTCGATGAGAACGGCAAGCCGAGGCTGATGGTCGGTCATGACTGACGCTCCAGTTCCGCCAACGCCTCACGGGCCTGTGGGAGATCGCCGCCAAGTTCCAACGCCTTTTCGTAGTGGGCGCGGGCCTCGTCGATGCGGTTCATGTCCACCAGGAGATTGGCATAGTTATAGTGGGTCTGCGCGTAATCGGGATCGATCGCGAGCGCTTTTCGGTAATGCTCTTCGGAGCGTTCGTACACCCCTTCACCGCGGTAAAGCGACGCGATCGCGTTGTGGGTCAAATCGTCGTTGCCGTCGATTTCGAGCGAACGCTCGTAAAGCCGGATCCCGCGATGGACATCCCCGCTTTTGGCGGTGACGAAAGCGAGCTTGTTGATCGTTTCGACGTTCCCTCCCTCCAGTGCGTAGGCCTCTTCGAGGAGGCGTTTGGCCTTTTCGACGTCCCCCGCTTCGTAAGCCGCATCGGCTTCATCGACGAGG is a genomic window containing:
- a CDS encoding tetratricopeptide repeat protein, producing MSLFQILMLAATLFFAYQIYRHVHELDSAAPSAGNPSAPTPVAPSPAALVDEADAAYEAGDVEKAKRLLEEAYALEGGNVETINKLAFVTAKSGDVHRGIRLYERSLEIDGNDDLTHNAIASLYRGEGVYERSEEHYRKALAIDPDYAQTHYNYANLLVDMNRIDEARAHYEKALELGGDLPQAREALAELERQS
- a CDS encoding Nif3-like dinuclear metal center hexameric protein is translated as MTVRDIYASLDALSPFVMQEGWDNSGLLVGDFSQEVSTVVLSIDIDEELLETIPHNTLLITHHPLIFGGLKQLQFNQYPAKILAPMIRKNIANIAMHTNFDQTHLNDYVATQVLGYPIIAKEGFVAYLGIDEAYDTFAQKVKTALGLPHIRGVRCHDRITTCALVTGSGASLMRNIQADCFLTGDIKYHDAMEAKTLGLSMLDIGHYESERYFGEVLAPHLEKLGLSVIISPSKNPFTYL
- a CDS encoding NYN domain-containing protein, yielding MTDHQPRLAVLIDADNSQPSTIEGLLDEIAALGIASVKRIYGDWTDSQLKSWKSALLEYGLQPIQQFAYTSGKNATDSAMIIDAMDLLYTKNFDGFCIVSSDSDFTRLASRIRESGVKVYGFGEQKTPKAFIGVCDKFIFTENLRRAQNHKEPSVPKIKTDDKALLSLVRNAVEDTADEAGWSNLGSVGQKLINKSPEFDPRTYGYKKLVDLIIGLKIFEFKASDPFSKSQIYIRVKRPERNPKK
- the waaA gene encoding lipid IV(A) 3-deoxy-D-manno-octulosonic acid transferase; the encoded protein is MRKLFFDLAYTLLAAFAYAVTLPVLILFSFKKKYRHSLPARFFGVKNPPFGPHDIWFHVCSLGEAKAIAPLVERLGEKRLAISVITHTGYEAASKYPVQVRYLPFELWLWFWIERPKTLVVLEAEFWYLLFRLAHKRGARVIALNARISERSFPKYYKMRWFYRRLLGECDRIFCQSTEDMARFIALGARNVEVAGNIKLAQKIEAATVYPKPQGTVIVAGSTHEGEEEAILDAFAEYRRRNPDAKLIVVPRHPERFAKVAELIAQRLPQMELNRWSRSQTVGPDVTLVDAMGELNNLYAIGDVAILGGAFEPIGGHNPLEPAYFGCKIITGKEIFHQRELFKYVSHVQFVERDEIAPALTRAERLPPSQVEGSVDLARITEFLKTEKES
- a CDS encoding zinc ribbon domain-containing protein; its protein translation is MNKHLEQLIELSQIDKEIDAFEPQIEEANLQYDALTATKNGIINEISALKQEIKDEQLKKQKNELHLAELSAKLDENGKKSAEVKTEREMKSLQLEEEIAKEQVAFANEEIERLEKLIDHKQGKIDELEAKAVEIEGNLATVKADVDVKLAQIDEERKEVFARKQTLVSSMNQKGLSFYQKIRRWAKNTTAVPVRNQACMGCFMAVSDKIYADVIKGEEITTCPHCGRILYLEPTSDALGA
- a CDS encoding RNA pseudouridine synthase → MMKEKAYKLLAQQEGISNSEAKSLIDRGLVYVGNSKVMIARGEISPKTVFIVQKVEKIRPIFEDGNLIVVDKPAFMNSDEIERQFKGSQLLHRLDRETSGVLMLVKNEEFRLKAIQEFKRDRVYKEYVAWVDGIVSEPFVIDQPLFTEKKGNKAYTKVSKKGKPAITEVTPLEVSAKKTKVQLVIHHGRTHQIRAHMKFAQHPIIGDESYGGRPSKRVMLHAKKVTLLGQTFEAPEPTIFAHFGS